In Clostridium sp. JN-1, one genomic interval encodes:
- a CDS encoding pitrilysin family protein — protein sequence MFDVQEKTLENGIKVATVKKDTKIACVNCGIKIGSIYENRQEKGISHFIEHMLFKGTSSRNNEQINTYLESIGGEYDAYTDSTNTVYSIAALDDELEHSLEILSDMFINSVFPEKELEKEREVILAEIRSSKDDIEDYSFKKVNEFAFDKSPLKHDTIGDEETVLSFKRQDILEFYNKYYVPNNCYISIVSPFDHDKVLKLVLKYFKGWKFKEFKKNEIIIEDNIPVKKVSYRENIEQSTIVYAFTFYNITKDQELVLKVLNYKFGESANSILFRKLREEKGLAYDIYTDLTLQKYIKVLYIYTAVADENIEEALKTIDNCIDEIKNEKISFNNDTIQHMKKVLKTAIAFTLEDSIDIGGYVLRQIINHEDIFEFINDIEKLKYIKKEDIYNTARLVFNNPTIHIVKSQK from the coding sequence ATGTTTGATGTTCAAGAAAAAACTTTGGAAAATGGTATAAAAGTTGCAACTGTAAAAAAGGATACAAAGATTGCTTGTGTCAATTGCGGCATAAAAATAGGGTCAATATATGAAAATAGACAGGAGAAAGGTATATCACATTTTATAGAACATATGCTTTTTAAAGGGACAAGTAGTAGAAATAACGAGCAAATAAATACTTATTTAGAAAGTATAGGTGGGGAATATGATGCATATACAGATAGTACAAATACAGTATATAGTATTGCAGCTTTAGATGATGAACTCGAGCATTCGCTGGAAATTTTATCTGACATGTTCATTAATTCTGTATTTCCTGAAAAAGAATTGGAAAAAGAGAGGGAAGTTATACTAGCTGAAATTAGATCAAGTAAAGATGATATAGAAGATTACAGCTTTAAAAAAGTAAACGAATTTGCTTTTGATAAGAGTCCGCTGAAACATGATACTATAGGTGATGAAGAAACAGTACTAAGCTTTAAAAGACAAGATATATTAGAATTTTATAATAAATACTATGTTCCTAATAATTGTTATATATCTATAGTTTCCCCATTTGATCATGATAAAGTTTTGAAATTGGTTTTAAAATATTTTAAAGGGTGGAAGTTTAAAGAGTTTAAGAAAAATGAAATTATTATAGAAGATAATATCCCAGTAAAAAAGGTTTCATATAGAGAAAATATAGAACAGAGTACTATAGTTTATGCATTCACATTTTATAATATAACTAAAGATCAAGAACTTGTACTTAAAGTATTAAATTATAAATTTGGTGAAAGTGCTAATTCCATATTATTTAGAAAACTTAGAGAAGAAAAGGGATTAGCGTATGACATTTATACAGATTTGACTTTACAAAAGTATATAAAAGTATTGTATATTTATACTGCTGTAGCGGATGAAAATATTGAAGAAGCATTAAAAACGATAGATAATTGCATTGATGAAATCAAAAATGAAAAAATATCTTTTAACAATGATACTATACAGCATATGAAAAAAGTTTTAAAAACTGCTATAGCATTTACGCTGGAAGATTCTATTGATATAGGGGGCTATGTCCTTCGCCAAATTATAAATCATGAAGATATATTTGAATTTATAAATGATATAGAAAAATTGAAGTATATAAAAAAAGAGGATATATATAATACAGCAAGGCTTGTTTTTAATAATCCAACTATACATATAGTTAAAAGCCAGAAATAA
- a CDS encoding L,D-transpeptidase family protein, with protein MHLKKVIILLFSIIIVEVLLLGNRYKITAYRDVCNQGKSKTNYIIIVDTTTNSLSVFKEGKLFKTYKVASGKSTTPSPIGTWKIIGKDTWGSGFGGRWMGLNVPWGKYGIHGTLAPNSIGWNSSHGCIRMKNNEVKELYSYIPVGTTVVISGGNYGRFGEYLRVLRPGMRGSDVYQLQLVLREKGYYKSNPDGIYGDYFKSVVHEFQKKNGLQVTDTIGNSFYSKLGIHLVD; from the coding sequence GTGCATTTAAAAAAAGTAATAATTCTTCTATTTTCAATAATAATAGTTGAAGTATTATTATTGGGTAATAGATATAAAATTACCGCTTATAGAGATGTTTGTAATCAAGGTAAATCAAAAACAAATTACATAATTATAGTTGATACTACTACTAATTCTTTAAGCGTATTTAAAGAAGGTAAATTATTTAAAACTTATAAAGTAGCATCTGGAAAATCAACTACTCCATCTCCAATTGGAACGTGGAAAATAATAGGCAAGGATACTTGGGGCAGTGGATTTGGAGGACGCTGGATGGGACTTAATGTTCCATGGGGAAAGTACGGCATACATGGTACGTTAGCTCCAAATTCAATAGGCTGGAATTCTTCACATGGATGTATAAGGATGAAAAATAACGAAGTAAAAGAATTATACAGTTATATTCCAGTTGGTACAACTGTAGTAATATCAGGAGGAAATTATGGGAGGTTTGGCGAGTATTTGAGGGTACTTCGTCCGGGAATGAGAGGATCGGATGTATATCAACTTCAACTGGTGCTGAGAGAAAAAGGATATTATAAATCCAACCCTGATGGTATATATGGTGATTATTTTAAATCAGTGGTTCATGAATTCCAAAAGAAGAATGGTCTTCAAGTTACTGATACTATAGGCAATTCATTTTATTCAAAACTTGGCATACATTTAGTAGATTAA
- a CDS encoding flavin reductase family protein: MTKVHFKGSTMLNPVPAVLITSIDKNNNLNVFTVGWIGTACTHPPMITAAIRPERLSYKYIKESGEFVVNLPSKNMTKIVDFCGVKSGRNIDKIKECNLTLEESTKIKTPCIEQCPVSIECKVKNIIPLGTHDLFLAEILAVNVEESLIDQNGKIHFEKSKPICYSHGEYFDLSEKPLGKFGYSVQKKRVRHKSSRKVKK; encoded by the coding sequence ATGACAAAAGTACACTTTAAGGGAAGTACCATGTTAAATCCAGTTCCAGCCGTGCTTATAACAAGTATAGATAAAAATAATAACTTAAACGTATTTACAGTTGGGTGGATTGGCACTGCATGCACTCACCCACCTATGATAACGGCAGCTATAAGACCTGAGAGACTTTCATATAAGTATATAAAAGAGTCCGGCGAGTTTGTTGTAAATTTGCCGTCTAAAAATATGACAAAGATTGTAGATTTTTGCGGTGTCAAATCTGGAAGGAATATAGATAAAATTAAAGAGTGTAATTTAACTTTGGAAGAAAGCACAAAGATAAAAACACCTTGTATAGAACAATGTCCTGTAAGCATAGAATGTAAGGTTAAAAATATAATTCCACTTGGAACTCATGATTTATTTTTAGCGGAAATTTTAGCAGTAAATGTAGAGGAAAGTTTAATTGACCAAAATGGTAAAATTCATTTTGAAAAATCCAAACCGATATGTTATTCTCATGGTGAATATTTCGATTTATCCGAAAAGCCATTAGGTAAATTTGGATATTCAGTTCAAAAGAAAAGGGTTAGACATAAAAGCAGTAGAAAAGTTAAAAAATAA
- the greA gene encoding transcription elongation factor GreA, translated as MHNLKLTESGKKKLEDELEYLKTVKRVEIKAALKSARAQGDLSENADYSAAKDDQSMTETRILELEQQLKTAVIIDDTSEADVFGINKTALVKFYDVGDEEEVTLVSSVEADAKNMKISIDSPLGKTLYKLRVGEKSTVSSPDGNYKVEVLKLLS; from the coding sequence ATGCATAACTTAAAGTTAACAGAATCAGGCAAAAAAAAATTAGAGGACGAATTAGAATACTTAAAAACTGTAAAAAGAGTAGAAATTAAAGCTGCTTTAAAATCTGCACGTGCACAAGGTGATTTAAGTGAAAACGCGGACTATAGTGCAGCAAAAGACGATCAGTCTATGACTGAAACTAGAATACTAGAATTAGAACAGCAGTTAAAAACAGCTGTAATTATTGATGATACAAGTGAAGCTGACGTGTTTGGTATAAATAAAACAGCACTTGTAAAGTTTTACGATGTTGGCGACGAAGAAGAAGTTACTCTTGTGAGTTCAGTAGAAGCAGATGCTAAAAATATGAAAATCAGCATTGACTCTCCTTTAGGAAAGACACTTTACAAATTAAGAGTAGGTGAAAAGTCAACTGTATCATCACCAGATGGTAATTATAAGGTTGAAGTCTTAAAATTGTTAAGCTAA
- a CDS encoding TetR/AcrR family transcriptional regulator yields MDNNYKDVIENLFKFKDSMPEEMTKRQWDILEASVKVFSKKGFEGSRTSEIAKEAGVAEGTIFRYYKSKKDLLISLLIPLIINFLRPLISDPIEEIIEQEKQKSVGEVLKDMIQDRLELIDENLQLIKTVFVESIYHEELLKEMQNYIIPNVAAFLNEFVEKNIADNVFRNKDPKVVTRTIVSLLLGYVVLSKFSPQYFANDDQSKDAGEIVDLFLNGIIYKDKKESSD; encoded by the coding sequence ATGGACAACAATTATAAAGATGTTATAGAAAATTTGTTTAAATTTAAAGATTCTATGCCTGAAGAAATGACAAAACGACAGTGGGATATATTGGAGGCTTCAGTAAAAGTTTTTTCAAAAAAAGGCTTTGAAGGAAGTAGGACAAGCGAAATAGCTAAAGAAGCTGGAGTTGCTGAAGGAACCATTTTTAGATATTATAAAAGTAAAAAGGATTTACTCATAAGTCTTTTAATTCCTTTAATTATAAACTTTCTTAGACCATTAATATCAGATCCTATTGAAGAAATAATTGAACAAGAAAAACAAAAATCTGTAGGGGAAGTTTTAAAGGATATGATACAAGATAGGTTAGAACTTATAGATGAAAATTTACAGTTAATAAAAACTGTATTTGTTGAATCCATTTATCATGAAGAGCTTTTAAAAGAAATGCAGAATTATATAATACCTAATGTTGCAGCTTTTTTAAATGAGTTCGTAGAGAAAAATATAGCTGATAACGTTTTTAGAAACAAAGATCCTAAAGTTGTTACGAGAACCATAGTGAGTTTGTTACTAGGCTATGTTGTGCTCAGCAAATTTTCACCTCAATATTTTGCAAACGATGATCAAAGTAAAGACGCAGGAGAAATTGTTGATTTATTTTTAAATGGTATAATTTATAAAGATAAAAAAGAGAGCAGTGATTAA
- a CDS encoding galactose ABC transporter substrate-binding protein: MNGYEKLIAVIILLITILGTGCSDSSSLNENEPTIGFAAYEFNNTWITELKNEVYKVSKGKARVDIWNGDNSQTTENDKINLFISRKVKALVVNPVDVNAAGQIIEKSKKANIPIVFVNREPKKEDIEKWNKIYYVGAKAEQSGTIQGQMLANYFKDHPTQDGTIRYIMLKGETGNQDTEERTKYSIKALEDSGFKVQKVAEDTAMWDRTKAQEKMTSFISSYGQNFDCVIANNDDMALGAVDALKAAGYFNGGKYVPVAGVDATAPAVKAVEDGTLLGTVLNDAAKQGDAVFDLSYVLSNGETPDESNFKYKITDGKYVWINYKMITKGNVQDAK; encoded by the coding sequence GTGAATGGATACGAAAAGTTAATTGCTGTCATTATTTTATTAATTACTATTTTAGGGACAGGCTGTTCAGATTCTTCATCTTTAAATGAAAATGAACCTACAATTGGCTTTGCTGCCTATGAGTTTAATAACACATGGATAACTGAACTTAAAAATGAAGTGTATAAGGTATCTAAAGGAAAGGCTCGAGTTGATATTTGGAATGGAGATAATTCTCAAACAACTGAAAATGACAAGATAAATCTTTTTATAAGTAGAAAAGTTAAGGCACTTGTTGTAAATCCAGTAGATGTTAATGCTGCAGGACAGATTATTGAAAAGTCTAAAAAAGCAAATATACCTATAGTATTTGTAAATCGCGAACCTAAAAAAGAAGATATTGAAAAATGGAATAAGATTTACTATGTAGGTGCTAAAGCAGAGCAATCCGGAACAATACAGGGTCAAATGCTTGCAAATTATTTTAAAGATCATCCTACTCAAGATGGCACTATTAGATATATTATGCTAAAAGGGGAAACGGGAAATCAAGATACTGAAGAGAGAACGAAATATTCTATAAAAGCTCTTGAAGATTCAGGCTTTAAGGTGCAAAAGGTGGCAGAAGACACTGCTATGTGGGATCGTACAAAGGCCCAGGAAAAAATGACCTCGTTTATTTCGTCATACGGCCAAAATTTTGATTGTGTAATAGCAAACAATGATGACATGGCCCTTGGGGCTGTTGATGCCCTAAAAGCAGCTGGATATTTTAATGGAGGAAAATATGTACCTGTAGCAGGTGTAGATGCTACGGCACCGGCAGTTAAAGCTGTTGAAGATGGTACCCTTCTCGGAACTGTTTTAAACGATGCTGCAAAACAGGGTGATGCTGTTTTTGATTTATCATATGTACTTTCTAATGGGGAAACTCCCGATGAAAGTAATTTTAAGTATAAGATTACAGATGGAAAATACGTATGGATTAATTACAAAATGATTACAAAAGGAAATGTTCAAGATGCAAAATAA
- a CDS encoding methyl-accepting chemotaxis protein, with protein MIKDVKVKTKIFVGFSIILIMMFLATIGAFYNFNRIEKSTDRVSKDIIPIGNIMSQISSELVSEESGVRGYIASDGDDRFLESYNLSEKNIQKDIESIKNYYHVDDNLAITIKNEVIPNVEVIDNYFKDQIDLVKSGKVQIARDRLQDGKVYMDDYKYVYIKLSNMINEITSNAWAQTRNAGSSARWIMGIIFLISIAAGIFAAMKISNKIVLRLDKCVDSLGQIAGGNLVVEPIKIEEKDEIGELAASINIMAQNLKNIVRLVLNVSNDVTASSEELYNNAHQLNETVGHVKDAINKVAKGAENQSKSSGEVSAVVEQISASSQEVAANSQEVANAANNASSAAKNGSDVILQAVSQMESIKNSTEIVKDSVEKLNRDSAAIGEVVNAISDIADQTNLLALNASIEAARAGEQGKGFSVVAKEVRELAEESSKSADKIAKLIQQVKENIRGAATSMKSSMDNVNTGTKIVNNAGNSFNEILKLVNDVSLQIQIISETLHQLAEGSEQIVLNVVTIDNISKDTASQSQTVSGETEELYASTEEITSSSQNLANLSGQLKEAVNKFKI; from the coding sequence GTGATAAAGGATGTAAAAGTTAAAACTAAAATTTTTGTAGGATTTAGTATTATTCTGATAATGATGTTTTTAGCTACAATCGGTGCTTTTTATAATTTTAACCGTATTGAAAAATCTACAGACAGGGTTTCAAAAGATATTATTCCAATAGGTAACATTATGTCTCAAATTAGCAGTGAACTTGTAAGTGAAGAATCAGGAGTTAGGGGGTATATTGCCAGCGATGGAGATGATAGATTTTTGGAGTCCTATAATTTAAGTGAAAAAAATATTCAAAAGGATATAGAAAGTATAAAAAATTATTATCATGTAGATGATAATTTAGCCATTACTATAAAAAATGAAGTTATACCAAATGTTGAAGTAATAGATAATTATTTTAAAGATCAAATAGACTTAGTTAAATCGGGAAAAGTTCAAATAGCAAGAGATAGGCTGCAAGATGGGAAAGTATATATGGATGATTATAAATATGTGTATATTAAACTTAGTAATATGATAAATGAAATTACAAGTAACGCATGGGCACAGACTAGAAATGCGGGCTCTAGTGCAAGATGGATTATGGGTATTATATTTTTAATAAGTATTGCAGCCGGTATTTTTGCAGCAATGAAAATTTCTAATAAAATTGTATTAAGACTTGATAAGTGTGTAGATTCCCTTGGACAGATAGCTGGTGGAAATCTGGTAGTTGAACCTATAAAAATAGAAGAAAAGGACGAAATAGGAGAACTGGCTGCTTCAATTAATATAATGGCACAAAATTTAAAAAATATTGTAAGACTGGTTCTAAATGTTTCTAATGATGTAACTGCATCTTCAGAAGAACTTTATAATAACGCCCATCAATTAAACGAGACTGTAGGACATGTGAAGGATGCTATTAACAAGGTGGCTAAAGGAGCTGAAAATCAATCTAAATCTTCAGGAGAAGTATCTGCAGTAGTTGAGCAAATTTCGGCAAGTTCTCAGGAAGTAGCAGCTAATTCTCAGGAAGTAGCAAATGCTGCAAATAATGCATCTTCTGCAGCTAAAAATGGCAGTGATGTTATATTACAGGCTGTTAGCCAGATGGAATCCATTAAAAATTCAACGGAAATAGTAAAAGATTCAGTGGAAAAACTTAATCGCGATTCTGCGGCTATTGGAGAAGTTGTAAATGCTATTTCAGACATTGCGGATCAAACCAATTTATTGGCTTTAAATGCATCTATCGAGGCTGCACGTGCTGGAGAGCAGGGAAAAGGATTTTCAGTTGTAGCAAAAGAAGTACGTGAACTTGCAGAAGAATCGAGTAAATCTGCAGATAAAATTGCAAAACTTATTCAACAAGTTAAAGAAAATATTCGAGGGGCTGCCACTTCCATGAAAAGCAGTATGGATAATGTAAATACTGGTACGAAAATAGTAAATAATGCGGGGAATTCATTTAATGAAATATTGAAGCTTGTAAATGACGTTTCTTTGCAAATCCAAATTATTTCAGAAACGCTGCATCAGCTTGCAGAAGGCAGTGAACAAATTGTTTTAAATGTAGTGACAATTGATAACATATCGAAAGATACTGCTTCCCAAAGCCAAACAGTATCTGGAGAAACTGAAGAACTATATGCTTCTACGGAAGAAATAACTTCTTCTAGTCAGAATCTAGCCAATTTATCAGGACAGCTTAAAGAAGCTGTGAATAAATTTAAAATTTAA
- a CDS encoding DUF1858 domain-containing protein, with amino-acid sequence MEKINKDMTIGEVVRMDPQNAQTLMVFGMGCVGCPSAQAETLEEAAQVHGINIENLLKALNSVEA; translated from the coding sequence ATGGAAAAGATAAATAAAGATATGACAATTGGTGAAGTCGTTAGAATGGATCCTCAAAATGCACAAACTTTAATGGTATTTGGAATGGGATGTGTTGGCTGTCCTTCAGCTCAAGCTGAGACATTAGAAGAAGCAGCACAAGTTCACGGCATAAATATTGAAAACTTATTAAAAGCTTTAAATTCCGTAGAGGCATAA
- a CDS encoding NADH peroxidase — translation MKKFVCSVCGYVYEGEEAPEKCPQCGAKKDKFVEKVEGEMAWADEHKVGTAKGVDKEVVEGLRANFTGECSEVGMYLAMSRQADREGYPEVAEAYKRIAFEEAEHASKFAEMLGEVVVPDTKKNLEVRVEAERGACQGKKDLAALAKKLNYDAIHDTVHEMCKDEARHGSAFRGLLNRYFK, via the coding sequence ATGAAAAAATTTGTTTGTTCAGTATGTGGATATGTTTATGAAGGAGAAGAGGCACCAGAAAAATGCCCGCAGTGTGGAGCTAAAAAAGATAAGTTTGTAGAAAAAGTTGAAGGTGAAATGGCTTGGGCAGATGAACACAAGGTAGGTACAGCTAAAGGAGTAGATAAAGAAGTTGTAGAAGGCTTAAGAGCTAACTTTACAGGAGAATGTTCAGAAGTTGGAATGTACCTTGCTATGAGCCGTCAAGCAGATAGAGAAGGATATCCAGAAGTAGCAGAAGCATATAAGAGAATAGCTTTTGAAGAAGCAGAGCATGCATCTAAATTTGCAGAAATGTTAGGAGAAGTTGTAGTTCCTGATACAAAGAAAAATTTGGAAGTAAGAGTTGAAGCAGAACGCGGTGCTTGCCAGGGTAAAAAGGATTTGGCAGCATTGGCTAAAAAGTTGAATTATGATGCAATACACGATACAGTTCATGAAATGTGCAAAGATGAAGCAAGACATGGATCAGCATTTAGAGGTTTATTAAACAGATACTTTAAATAA
- a CDS encoding amino acid permease, with the protein MKDNELKKEIGLIPALAIVIGIVIGSGVFFKPKAVFTATGAPGLGMIAWILGGIISIAGGLTAAEISAAIPKTGGMVVYLKETYGDIWGYLLGWAQTVVYVPANIAALAIILATQAVSLLSMGDSMIIPIAIIVTVFLFIMNLLGSKTGGAIQTISTVCKLIPLFAIIVVGLMHDGGGTVRLLPITAVNHPITTSLGSAIVATMFAYDGWINVGAIAGEMKNPGKDLPRAIIGGLSLVMAVYVIINVAYLFVLPASALAATSTPAADVAKILFGPAGAKIITIGILISVFGTINGYTLTGMRIPYAMALENKLPGSSWLSKLTPNSKVPVNSGILITIISIIFIFSGKFDQLTDLLIFVIWIFYTMTFVAVIVLRKKQPDLYRPYKVPLYPVVPIIAILGGFYIVFNTLFTQPLNAGLGLGLTLIGLPIYFIRKNKFTDTD; encoded by the coding sequence ATGAAAGACAATGAGTTGAAAAAAGAAATTGGACTTATACCCGCTCTTGCAATCGTTATAGGCATAGTTATAGGCTCTGGTGTGTTCTTTAAGCCTAAAGCTGTATTTACCGCAACAGGTGCTCCAGGATTAGGTATGATTGCATGGATATTAGGTGGAATAATATCCATAGCAGGCGGACTAACTGCAGCTGAAATTTCAGCAGCAATACCTAAAACTGGCGGTATGGTAGTCTATCTAAAAGAAACATATGGTGATATTTGGGGATACCTCCTAGGATGGGCACAGACAGTTGTATATGTTCCTGCAAATATAGCAGCACTGGCAATTATACTTGCTACACAAGCAGTTTCATTATTATCTATGGGTGATTCAATGATAATCCCAATTGCAATTATAGTTACTGTATTTTTATTTATTATGAATTTGCTTGGATCTAAGACAGGGGGAGCAATACAAACTATATCCACAGTTTGTAAGTTAATTCCACTATTTGCTATTATAGTAGTAGGACTTATGCACGATGGTGGAGGTACGGTTAGACTTCTACCAATTACAGCAGTTAACCATCCAATAACAACTAGCTTGGGTTCAGCAATTGTAGCAACAATGTTTGCTTATGATGGATGGATAAATGTTGGTGCCATAGCAGGTGAAATGAAAAATCCTGGTAAGGATTTACCAAGGGCAATCATAGGTGGATTGTCATTGGTTATGGCTGTTTATGTAATAATAAATGTCGCATATTTATTTGTACTGCCAGCATCTGCACTTGCAGCAACTTCAACTCCTGCAGCTGATGTTGCCAAGATACTCTTTGGACCAGCTGGTGCCAAGATTATAACTATAGGTATATTAATATCTGTTTTTGGTACAATAAATGGATATACACTTACAGGAATGAGGATACCTTATGCAATGGCACTTGAAAACAAGTTACCTGGAAGCTCATGGTTATCAAAACTAACACCAAACTCAAAAGTACCAGTAAATAGCGGTATATTAATAACAATCATATCAATAATATTTATATTTTCAGGAAAGTTTGATCAACTTACAGATCTTTTGATATTTGTAATATGGATATTCTATACAATGACATTTGTAGCTGTAATAGTTTTAAGAAAGAAACAGCCGGACCTTTATAGACCATATAAAGTGCCGCTTTACCCGGTAGTGCCTATTATAGCTATATTAGGAGGATTTTATATAGTATTTAATACATTATTTACTCAACCTTTAAATGCAGGCTTAGGCCTTGGACTTACACTTATAGGATTACCTATTTATTTTATAAGAAAAAATAAATTTACGGATACTGACTAA
- a CDS encoding DUF2334 domain-containing protein: protein MKKSKNIILSLFAVILTLSVIFFAFHKKAAYSKNSVRIDDFSDFSGLNMEKANIKIRFENKDLSLKLPVYVEKNRYYIPLNEVMQKTNGKCSIDNNKIYLKNFKCSGQIDLNKNTFLNDGESIKLNKNIIIKDNIAYMNLFDFSRIFDLKVFWDIPQMTLSLYNNKEVLHTEKNIQSDKMSFLRLEDITAGGIYSSPEALQKLRIISDYLYEKNVPFHAAWVPRYVNPSRGIDNDVSKKNSIYNADFVYTLDYFISRGGIIGAHGYTHQYGNAESVDGIEFSMGSRDSIPKDSTYAQERVNDAVKVFNDLNIKCSFFEVPHYAILPRQMDVIEKNFDYIYEPYSRDGGVTEYKYVVRINNNGRNVLYIPTPLNYVDGKKDCNNMINKIRNLNDKNIASFFYHPYIEFEDITLKKDSNGYIDYNYSEHSVLHSVIDEIYKKGYKFYKIYDIK from the coding sequence ATGAAGAAAAGTAAAAACATTATTTTAAGTTTATTTGCAGTTATATTAACTTTAAGTGTTATCTTTTTTGCATTTCATAAAAAGGCAGCATATAGTAAAAATAGTGTACGAATTGATGATTTTTCAGATTTTTCAGGACTTAATATGGAAAAAGCTAATATTAAAATAAGGTTTGAAAATAAGGACTTGAGTTTAAAGTTACCTGTATATGTTGAAAAAAATAGATACTATATACCATTAAACGAAGTTATGCAAAAAACTAATGGTAAATGTTCAATTGATAATAATAAAATATATTTAAAAAATTTTAAATGCAGTGGTCAAATCGATTTAAATAAAAACACATTTTTAAATGATGGTGAAAGCATAAAGCTAAATAAAAATATAATTATAAAAGATAATATTGCATACATGAATTTATTTGATTTTTCAAGAATTTTTGACTTGAAAGTATTTTGGGATATTCCTCAAATGACATTGTCTTTGTATAACAATAAGGAAGTTTTACATACTGAAAAAAATATTCAAAGTGATAAAATGTCATTTTTAAGATTGGAGGATATTACTGCAGGAGGGATTTATTCTTCACCAGAAGCCCTTCAAAAGCTTAGAATAATATCAGATTATTTATATGAAAAAAATGTACCTTTTCATGCTGCCTGGGTTCCAAGGTATGTTAATCCAAGCCGCGGTATTGATAATGATGTTTCAAAAAAGAATAGTATCTATAATGCCGATTTTGTATATACATTAGATTATTTCATATCTAGAGGTGGAATAATAGGTGCACATGGGTATACGCATCAATATGGTAATGCAGAGAGTGTTGATGGAATAGAATTTTCAATGGGCAGCAGGGATAGTATACCTAAGGATAGTACATATGCTCAAGAAAGGGTTAATGATGCTGTTAAAGTATTCAATGACTTAAATATAAAATGTAGTTTCTTTGAAGTGCCGCATTATGCAATACTGCCGCGCCAGATGGATGTAATAGAAAAGAATTTTGATTATATATATGAACCTTATTCAAGGGACGGTGGAGTAACAGAATATAAATATGTAGTTAGAATCAATAATAACGGTAGAAATGTTTTATACATTCCAACTCCTCTCAACTATGTAGATGGTAAAAAAGATTGTAATAATATGATAAATAAAATAAGAAATTTAAATGATAAAAATATTGCAAGTTTTTTTTATCATCCATATATAGAATTTGAAGATATCACTTTAAAAAAAGATAGTAATGGATATATAGATTATAATTACTCAGAACACTCTGTATTGCATAGTGTTATTGATGAAATTTATAAAAAAGGCTATAAGTTTTATAAAATATATGATATAAAATAG
- a CDS encoding Fur family transcriptional regulator has translation MNNLATIFREKKLKLTPQRIAVYKYLMSTKEHPSAETIYKALQKDYPTMSLATVYKALKTLSEVGLIQEINVGEGNFRYDANVIPHPHIHCIKCCKVDDIDGIYFSDLNDKVKDFTDYNVIGNQVYFYGICKSCQDKLKKD, from the coding sequence ATGAATAATTTAGCTACTATTTTTAGGGAAAAAAAGTTAAAGCTTACTCCTCAACGTATTGCAGTATATAAATATTTAATGTCAACTAAAGAACATCCATCTGCTGAAACAATTTACAAAGCTCTTCAAAAAGACTACCCTACAATGAGTCTTGCAACAGTTTATAAAGCATTAAAGACATTATCTGAAGTTGGATTAATACAGGAAATTAACGTAGGTGAAGGCAATTTTAGATATGATGCAAATGTAATACCTCATCCACATATACACTGTATAAAGTGCTGCAAAGTCGATGATATAGATGGAATTTACTTTTCTGACTTAAATGATAAAGTAAAAGACTTTACTGACTATAACGTTATTGGAAACCAAGTTTACTTTTATGGTATTTGTAAGTCTTGCCAGGACAAACTTAAAAAAGATTAA